Within the Pseudomonas fulva genome, the region CAACCGCTCAGCAGCGCGAGCAACGACACCACCGGCATCATCAAGGGCCTGTTGAATGAGTCCCTGCTCGAGATTGCCAAGATAATCCTTGAGGTCCAGCCCCTCGGCCGGCAGCATCGCCGCCGACAACACGGATGGCGCCGACGAGGTCAGTACCGCACGCTCGTCCAGCTCATCACGCAGGCTAGCCGCCAGTTGCTCGTCTTCATCATCGACATGACGGAATTTCTTCGGTAGCTCGCCCACACCAATCACGCCGTAGGGATGCATGATCGCCATGCGCTCGACCAGGTTGGCCAACTCACGAACGTTGCCCGCCCAGTCATGGCGACAGAGCGACATGATGGCGGCCGAGTTGAAGCGGATGGAGCCACGCTTCTCGTGCTCCATGCGCGAGATCAGCTCGTTCATCAGCAGCGGGATATCTTCGATACGCTCACGCAGCGGCGCCATCTCGATGGGGAATACGTTGAGGCGGTAGTACAGATCCTCACGGAAGCTGCCGCTCTCGATCATGCTCTCGAGGTTCTTGTGGGTCGCGGCGATGATGCGCACGTCGGCGTTCTGGGTCTTGTTGCTGCCCACGCGCTCAAATGTGCGCTCCTGCAGAACCCGCAGCAGCTTGACCTGCATGGGCAACGGCATGTCGCCAATCTCGTCGAGGAACAGCGTGCCGCCGTTGGCCAGCTCGAAACGCCCGGCCCGGCTGGTAATTGCGCCGGTAAAAGCGCCCTTCTCATGCCCGAACAGCTCACTCTCCAGCAACTCAGCCGGGATGGCCCCACAGTTGACCGGCACGAACGGCGCTTCGCGGCGCTTGGAGTGATAGTGCAGATTGCGCGCGACCACTTCCTTGCCGGTGCCCGACTCGCCCAAAATCAGCACGCTGGCTTCGGTATCAGCCACCTGCTGCATCATCTGCCTGACATGCTGAATGGCGCGGCTGGTGCCTACCAGGCTGCGAAACAGATTGGGCTCGCGCTGCCGACCACGCTCACGCGCCTGGTCATACATCTCGCGATAGACCTGGGCACGGTGCAGAGAATCGAGGAGTTTGTTGTAGCTGGGCGGCATTTCCAGAGTCGCCAACACCCGCCGACGAAAATCGTCCGGCCAATCCGTGGTGGCATGCTCGTGCAGCATCAGCACCGGCAGGTTTTCGTCCCAAGCGGCAAACTGCTTGAGCAGATCCAACGCCCCGCCCTTGAGCTGCACCTCGCCAAGCAGGACGCCCAGGATGCTTCTGCTGGAGTCGATCTGCTCCGCGACGTCACGCCACTCACTGCTGCCGCAAGCGAGATGGTCTTCACCAAGGAAATTAAGAATTACTGAAAGGTCGCGACGACGTTCGAGGTT harbors:
- a CDS encoding sigma-54 dependent transcriptional regulator, translated to MWRETKLLLIDDNLERRRDLSVILNFLGEDHLACGSSEWRDVAEQIDSSRSILGVLLGEVQLKGGALDLLKQFAAWDENLPVLMLHEHATTDWPDDFRRRVLATLEMPPSYNKLLDSLHRAQVYREMYDQARERGRQREPNLFRSLVGTSRAIQHVRQMMQQVADTEASVLILGESGTGKEVVARNLHYHSKRREAPFVPVNCGAIPAELLESELFGHEKGAFTGAITSRAGRFELANGGTLFLDEIGDMPLPMQVKLLRVLQERTFERVGSNKTQNADVRIIAATHKNLESMIESGSFREDLYYRLNVFPIEMAPLRERIEDIPLLMNELISRMEHEKRGSIRFNSAAIMSLCRHDWAGNVRELANLVERMAIMHPYGVIGVGELPKKFRHVDDEDEQLAASLRDELDERAVLTSSAPSVLSAAMLPAEGLDLKDYLGNLEQGLIQQALDDAGGVVARAAERLRIRRTTLVEKMRKYGMSRREDEMGDD